GGGCTTCCTGGTGCTTTCTTTGATTCACTAAAATTTCAAAGTGGAGCAAGTGGACGGCGTAAGTCAAGTCGGCATGCAAGTATCCCTGCTGGTGGGGATTATTCTCAAGAATGGCGAGCAGGTGCAATGCTTCGTCGTATTTCTTGTTCTTGTAGTAAAAACGAATCAGACCGAGAATGTTCTGAATCTGTTCATCCTTGGATTCAAAGAAAAAGCTTGCGGGCCTAAGGCTGCGGGTGCGCTGTTCTAGATACAGCTTTAACGAAATACTGTCCTTGAGGCCTTTCGTTTCTTCGTGGTACAGTTTCTTGTCCAAGGTCGAAGGGACACTGTTTGAAAAGTTGGAAGACTTGAAAAACTTCTTGGAAGAAAGGTCCGGGTAAATCAGATTCCCGTTGTTGAACAGGAAGATGGCGTCAATGCCTTCGACGGACTTGAACTCGGCTGCATGACCGAAGTCCAGGAGGCCTTGAGGTTGCTCGTACAGGAACAGGGAGGCCGCTTTGGTTTCCTGGTAAATCTTTGCCTGTTCTTTTTCAATAGCGTCTTCGACTTCGTTCTGAAATGCCGTCAGGTTTTCGTCGAAGTTTTTCTGCGAAAGGTAAATCTCGTTTTGGATATTCCTGAAACTCAGGAACGACAAAATAGCCGTCGGGAGGACGATTCCTCCCGCGAATAAAAGGACGAATAGCAGATTATTACGTGAAACCTGCATTGCCAGTCCTTACGGTAATTGAGGACTTAAGTCGATGTTCTTATTGGACAATCTTTGCACGGTGGGTCACCGATACCCTGTGTCCAACTTCGATACGCCTGCTGTTGGAGTAGATTTCGCGAATCAGGATGCTGGCTTCGTTTTCAGCAGCCCTTGCGACAATGCCACGGCCAATCAAACGAGGCGGAAGAGATTCGTCGGTCTTGTCTTCTTCCCACACGGCTACAGCGTCGCCGGTGTTGTAACCCTGCTGGGCGCCCTTGTCGATAAGCACGTAGGAGAACGCTCCGATAATCAGCATGGGGTCCATGGAGTAACGGATCATGGCCAAGGAATCCATCTTGGCTTCCTTCACCTTGGAGTATCCGGCCACGTTCAGCGTCTTGAGAGGCTGTTTCATGCGGGCTTTGGACTGGCTCATCTTGATTTCGCGGAAGGTCGTTACAATCTTTGCGCGGGAAAGCGTATCACCGATGGCGGTAATCTTGGCAATGCCGGAGAGGCGGAGCAAAGCGTAACGGTCAAAGCCGCTACCCTGAGCTGCCGGAACGTCAATGGCCTTTGCGTCGACAATTTCGACGAGATCGCCACGCTTTAGGTTTGCGTCAGTCTTCTTGCCGATACCTACCACGACTTCAGTTTCGGGCATGTGAATCAGGGGTTCCTTCTTTTCGCCCGATTTGATGGAAATAAAGCGCTTGTCCTTTTTCAGGGAGTCGAGCGTATAGATTTCAGGAGCGTGCAGCTGGTAGTAGCCATTGAAAATCTTCGGAGCCGGACGCTGCTTGTAATAGTATTCGTCGTTGGCCTTGGCTTTCTTTACGCCCTTCTTGTCCTTGTCGCGCAAATTGCCGAGCATTCCTTCGAAGTCGGAATTGCGTTCGTCGCCGTTGTCGCAACCGGCGTTAGCGACAGTAAGTCCCTTGCCCTTGGGGAGGGCGGAATCCGAAATGCTTGCATTGCAGGGGTATTTGCTTTTCTTGTCGACCTGCAGAACATTGCCTTCGCGAATGGTGTCGCCCAGGTAAATGGAGTCGCCCGGATAAATCCAGTGCGGGTCCTCGATGTGGCGGTTGTTTTCCCAAAGGTCCGGCCAGGCAAAGGGGTCTTTGAGGAATTCGTCACTCAAATCCCAAAGGGTATCACCTTCTTTAACGATGTAGGCTGACGCCAACAAGGCAGAAAGTCCCAGACAGATGGATGCACATTTCAAAAATCGCATAATAATCCCTTACAGGCTGTTATACCAATAATTTAACCTTTTCTTTGCTTAAAGGTAGGGGCTTTTTGGCTAAAACGTGGAATTTCTTGCGTTTTTTGGCTAAAAACGCGTTCTTGCGGGCGCTGAATAGTTCTAGAACGCTGCTTTTGGGCCGGATTCTGCCCTAAAAGACCGACACGGTCCGGCACGAACAAGAAGAGCAACTCAAATTTTCCGGAACCTGGTTCCAGGTACAGCGGGATATTCTTGCGGAGCATGTAGCCCTCGTTGCGGAACTGTTTGATCGAACGTGCGGCAATTTCGAGGTTCGAAGTCTGCAAGAGAATGCGTTCGGGTCTCGAGAAAGCGGCTGCCTGCACAACGCCCGGAGCCAACGGTTCGTCACCGGGCAAGTTGAAGTAGAATGTCCAGCGGCCTTCATTTTCTTCTTTCCCGAAGAATTTCCCGAAGAATTCCTGTTCCACGTGGGAACGGATGAATTTCATGTTTTCACTCATGGCGCTGCGGGCATTCAGTCGAGAAGACATCATGGCGTATTCGCGGCAGTCCATGGAAACCACTCGCTTGAACTGGTTTGCAAGCGATGCCGATACAAAAGATGAACCCGAATAGAATTCAAAGAAGCAATCTTCGGCGTTGGGGTGAATGGCATTCTGGATGCGGAGGGGGAGTCCAAGCCAAGGATCGCGAATGCGGGGTGCCCAGTCCAGCACATGCATGCTGATTCCTGTTTCGCCGATGGGCATGAAATCCCTGCCGAAAGCACTCTTCGCTTCGACTTTGACAGGAGTTGTTCCTGCGGGGTCGAATACGATGTCCGGCATGCACTGAATGTGGTGGCAACTGATGACTTCAGGACAGCTTCTCTGTACAAATTCGATAAAGGTCTTGTAGCCGTGTGCCGAGAAACGCCCCTTCAGATTGACCTGGACCAGCAAGGCGTAGCGTCCGTCGCCTGTAGCGCGGAACCAGATTTGACGCAGAGCTTTTTTGAAAATATGCAAGTGCTCTTTTTTGAGCTGCTCGAAAATACTGGTGACTACTTCGGGAGCTTCCATGTCGCGGGCAGGGGCTTCGATGGAGAGCTGTTCTTGTGCACCGCGGTAGGTCTTGAGAATGCGCCAGTCCGAATGTTCGGGCACGGCGTCCGCTGTATACCAGGCCTGGATTTTGCCTGGAATGTGCTCGTTTTCGGCCCAGGCGGCAAGCTGTCGCTTGATATCTTCAAAGGTTACCGGAGCTTTATGAGCTGGCTTTTCTGCTTTCGGGGCTTCGGCTTGAACCTTGCCGCGACGTGCGGAATTTCCGCGTGCGCGATTGTTTGTGCTTCTCAAATTGTTCTTCAT
Above is a window of Fibrobacter sp. UWT2 DNA encoding:
- a CDS encoding LysM peptidoglycan-binding domain-containing protein; translation: MRFLKCASICLGLSALLASAYIVKEGDTLWDLSDEFLKDPFAWPDLWENNRHIEDPHWIYPGDSIYLGDTIREGNVLQVDKKSKYPCNASISDSALPKGKGLTVANAGCDNGDERNSDFEGMLGNLRDKDKKGVKKAKANDEYYYKQRPAPKIFNGYYQLHAPEIYTLDSLKKDKRFISIKSGEKKEPLIHMPETEVVVGIGKKTDANLKRGDLVEIVDAKAIDVPAAQGSGFDRYALLRLSGIAKITAIGDTLSRAKIVTTFREIKMSQSKARMKQPLKTLNVAGYSKVKEAKMDSLAMIRYSMDPMLIIGAFSYVLIDKGAQQGYNTGDAVAVWEEDKTDESLPPRLIGRGIVARAAENEASILIREIYSNSRRIEVGHRVSVTHRAKIVQ